A window of Castanea sativa cultivar Marrone di Chiusa Pesio chromosome 1, ASM4071231v1 contains these coding sequences:
- the LOC142612374 gene encoding type IV inositol polyphosphate 5-phosphatase 3 isoform X3, which yields MKQRSKQHQQELFWPRVVMRKWLNITTQDSDFSADEDEDENEEEEEKEVENDDQGQQQQQHDTNNSNPQAFGQLGRRLRPRGNRGYGGFVGLNDALPRLRRRKSETFRAQYINSEELRICVGTWNVGGKLPPDNLDIDDWLEIDEPADIYVIGLQEIVPLNAGNIFGAESNRPVPKWENFIRETLNQIRPITTKIKSFSDPPSPSRFKPSDDIPGIEEEVLFESDSDVGEEVHPFDEDSNGFDGVKDKPITEKSTCLNSGVPDSTGSAGLPGEQELERQFSSPKRLDRLNCLRTEDSVDVETSEGENNGKLNRMLSGTERIGLSWPERPLNLLSQHVLERPNSLRPIRSFSGTKSFRTYSSFKSTTNEVPSQIALLAEIDLESLFKRKRRSSFVRIVSKQMVGIFLTIWVRRSLRRHIQNVKVSTVGVGVMGYIGNKGSVSVSMSIYQTLFCFICTHLTAGEKDGDELKRNADVHEIHRRTHFHSYSDSGLPKSILDHERIIWLGDLNYRINLSYEKTRELISKKDWSKLVESDQLLRELKKGRAFDGWLEGTLKFPPTYKYEINSEKYYGDDPKSGRRTPAWCDRILSYGKGMKLLSYRRAELKLSDHRPVTATYMAEVEVFSPKKLQRALTFTDAEIENDESIVDMGIEVGIGCLRLEEDIPEEC from the exons ATGAAGCAACGTTCAAAGCAACATCAACAAGAG CTGTTCTGGCCTAGAGTTGTTATGCGTAAATGGCTTAACATCACCACCCAGGACTCTGATTTCAGTGCTGacgaagatgaagatgaaaatgaagaagaagaagaaaaagaagtagaaaATGATGATCAAggccaacaacaacaacaacatgacACTAACAATTCCAATCCTCAAG CGTTTGGTCAGTTGGGAAGACGATTGAGGCCTAGGGGCAACAGAGGGTATGGTGGTTTTGTTGGTCTTAATG ATGCTCTTCCAaggttaagaagaagaaaatcagAGACTTTTAGGGCACAGTATATTAACTCAGAGGAACTCAG AATATGTGTTGGGACTTGGAATGTTGGAGGGAAACTTCCACCTGACAACCTAGATATTGATGATTGGCTAGAAATCGATGAGCCAGCTGATATCTATGTGATTGG TCTTCAGGAGATTGTGCCATTAAATGCTGGGAATATCTTTGGTGCTGAAAGCAACCGTCCAGTTCCAAAGTGGGAAAACTTTATTCgtgaaacactaaatcaaattCGACCTAtaacaaccaaaataaaaagcTTCAGTGATCCACCTTCTCCATCAAGGTTCAAGCCATCTGATGATATCCCAGGAATAGAAGAGGAGGTATTGTTTGAAAGTGATAGTGATGTAGGTGAGGAAGTTCATCCATTTGATGAAGATTCCAATGGTTTTGATGGAGTCAAGGATAAACCAATCACCGAGAAAAGCACATGTTTGAATTCTGGAGTTCCAGACAGTACTGGAAGTGCCGGATTGCCAGGTGAACAAGAGTTGGAGAGGCAATTTTCTTCTCCAAAGAGGTTGGATAGGTTAAATTGTTTGCGGACGGAAGATTCAGTAGATGTGGAAACATCAGAAGGTGAAAACAATGGCAAATTAAACAGAATGCTTAGTGGAACTGAAAGGATTGGTTTGAGCTGGCCAGAGCGTCCTCTAAACTTGCTATCTCAGCATGTGTTAGAGAGACCAAATTCCTTAAGACCGATTAGATCCTTTAGTGGAACCAAGTCTTTCAGAACATATAGTTCTTTCAAGTCAACCACAAATGAAGTGCCATCACAGATAGCTTTGCTTGCAGAAATTGACCTTGAGTCTCTTTTTAAGAGGAAACGAAGATCATCATTTGTAAGGATAGTAAGCAAGCAGATGGTTGGGATTTTCCTCACTATATGGGTTCGTAGGAGCTTGCGTAGACATATTCAGAACGTAAAAGTGTCTactgttggtgttggtgttatGGGCTACATTGGTAACAAG GGTTCAGTCTCTGTCAGCATGTCCATATATCAGacccttttttgttttatatgtaCCCACCTGACAGCAGGGGAAAAAGATGGAGATGAGCTAAAAAGAAATGCTGACGTGCATGAAATACATCGAAGGACTCATTTTCATTCGTATTCTGATAGTGGGCTTCCCAAAAGCATCCTTGATCATGA AAGGATAATTTGGTTGGGTGATCTGAACTACAGAATAAACCTGTCGTATGAGAAAACACGAGAACTTATTTCCAAAAAGGATTGGTCCAAGTTGGTTGAGAGTGACCAG CTTCTGCGGGAGCTTAAAAAAGGTCGTGCATTTGATGGATGGTTGGAGGGTACCTTAAAATTTCCACCTACATATAAATATGAAATCAATTCAGAGAAGTACTATGGAGACGATCCAAAGTCTGGGAGGCGTACACCAGCATG GTGTGATCGTATCCTTTCATATGGCAAGGGAATGAAGCTACTGAGTTACAGGAGGGCCGAGCTTAAACTTTCAGACCACCGACCTGTGACTGCCACATACATGGCTGAGGTTGAGGTGTTTTCTCCTAAGAAGCTACAGCGAGCACTCACATTTACAGATGCAGAGATTGAAAATGATGAATCCATTGTGGATATGGGTATAGAAGTCGGAATAGGCTGCTTAAGATTGGAAGAG gaCATACCTGAAGAGTGTTAA
- the LOC142612374 gene encoding type IV inositol polyphosphate 5-phosphatase 3 isoform X5: protein MKQRSKQHQQELFWPRVVMRKWLNITTQDSDFSADEDEDENEEEEEKEVENDDQGQQQQQHDTNNSNPQDALPRLRRRKSETFRAQYINSEELRICVGTWNVGGKLPPDNLDIDDWLEIDEPADIYVIGLQEIVPLNAGNIFGAESNRPVPKWENFIRETLNQIRPITTKIKSFSDPPSPSRFKPSDDIPGIEEEVLFESDSDVGEEVHPFDEDSNGFDGVKDKPITEKSTCLNSGVPDSTGSAGLPGEQELERQFSSPKRLDRLNCLRTEDSVDVETSEGENNGKLNRMLSGTERIGLSWPERPLNLLSQHVLERPNSLRPIRSFSGTKSFRTYSSFKSTTNEVPSQIALLAEIDLESLFKRKRRSSFVRIVSKQMVGIFLTIWVRRSLRRHIQNVKVSTVGVGVMGYIGNKGSVSVSMSIYQTLFCFICTHLTAGEKDGDELKRNADVHEIHRRTHFHSYSDSGLPKSILDHERIIWLGDLNYRINLSYEKTRELISKKDWSKLVESDQLLRELKKGRAFDGWLEGTLKFPPTYKYEINSEKYYGDDPKSGRRTPAWCDRILSYGKGMKLLSYRRAELKLSDHRPVTATYMAEVEVFSPKKLQRALTFTDAEIENDESIVDMGIEVGIGCLRLEEDIPEEC, encoded by the exons ATGAAGCAACGTTCAAAGCAACATCAACAAGAG CTGTTCTGGCCTAGAGTTGTTATGCGTAAATGGCTTAACATCACCACCCAGGACTCTGATTTCAGTGCTGacgaagatgaagatgaaaatgaagaagaagaagaaaaagaagtagaaaATGATGATCAAggccaacaacaacaacaacatgacACTAACAATTCCAATCCTCAAG ATGCTCTTCCAaggttaagaagaagaaaatcagAGACTTTTAGGGCACAGTATATTAACTCAGAGGAACTCAG AATATGTGTTGGGACTTGGAATGTTGGAGGGAAACTTCCACCTGACAACCTAGATATTGATGATTGGCTAGAAATCGATGAGCCAGCTGATATCTATGTGATTGG TCTTCAGGAGATTGTGCCATTAAATGCTGGGAATATCTTTGGTGCTGAAAGCAACCGTCCAGTTCCAAAGTGGGAAAACTTTATTCgtgaaacactaaatcaaattCGACCTAtaacaaccaaaataaaaagcTTCAGTGATCCACCTTCTCCATCAAGGTTCAAGCCATCTGATGATATCCCAGGAATAGAAGAGGAGGTATTGTTTGAAAGTGATAGTGATGTAGGTGAGGAAGTTCATCCATTTGATGAAGATTCCAATGGTTTTGATGGAGTCAAGGATAAACCAATCACCGAGAAAAGCACATGTTTGAATTCTGGAGTTCCAGACAGTACTGGAAGTGCCGGATTGCCAGGTGAACAAGAGTTGGAGAGGCAATTTTCTTCTCCAAAGAGGTTGGATAGGTTAAATTGTTTGCGGACGGAAGATTCAGTAGATGTGGAAACATCAGAAGGTGAAAACAATGGCAAATTAAACAGAATGCTTAGTGGAACTGAAAGGATTGGTTTGAGCTGGCCAGAGCGTCCTCTAAACTTGCTATCTCAGCATGTGTTAGAGAGACCAAATTCCTTAAGACCGATTAGATCCTTTAGTGGAACCAAGTCTTTCAGAACATATAGTTCTTTCAAGTCAACCACAAATGAAGTGCCATCACAGATAGCTTTGCTTGCAGAAATTGACCTTGAGTCTCTTTTTAAGAGGAAACGAAGATCATCATTTGTAAGGATAGTAAGCAAGCAGATGGTTGGGATTTTCCTCACTATATGGGTTCGTAGGAGCTTGCGTAGACATATTCAGAACGTAAAAGTGTCTactgttggtgttggtgttatGGGCTACATTGGTAACAAG GGTTCAGTCTCTGTCAGCATGTCCATATATCAGacccttttttgttttatatgtaCCCACCTGACAGCAGGGGAAAAAGATGGAGATGAGCTAAAAAGAAATGCTGACGTGCATGAAATACATCGAAGGACTCATTTTCATTCGTATTCTGATAGTGGGCTTCCCAAAAGCATCCTTGATCATGA AAGGATAATTTGGTTGGGTGATCTGAACTACAGAATAAACCTGTCGTATGAGAAAACACGAGAACTTATTTCCAAAAAGGATTGGTCCAAGTTGGTTGAGAGTGACCAG CTTCTGCGGGAGCTTAAAAAAGGTCGTGCATTTGATGGATGGTTGGAGGGTACCTTAAAATTTCCACCTACATATAAATATGAAATCAATTCAGAGAAGTACTATGGAGACGATCCAAAGTCTGGGAGGCGTACACCAGCATG GTGTGATCGTATCCTTTCATATGGCAAGGGAATGAAGCTACTGAGTTACAGGAGGGCCGAGCTTAAACTTTCAGACCACCGACCTGTGACTGCCACATACATGGCTGAGGTTGAGGTGTTTTCTCCTAAGAAGCTACAGCGAGCACTCACATTTACAGATGCAGAGATTGAAAATGATGAATCCATTGTGGATATGGGTATAGAAGTCGGAATAGGCTGCTTAAGATTGGAAGAG gaCATACCTGAAGAGTGTTAA
- the LOC142612374 gene encoding type IV inositol polyphosphate 5-phosphatase 3 isoform X4, which produces MTKKKEVKTLQRSRAELYCFDWCVQLFWPRVVMRKWLNITTQDSDFSADEDEDENEEEEEKEVENDDQGQQQQQHDTNNSNPQDALPRLRRRKSETFRAQYINSEELRICVGTWNVGGKLPPDNLDIDDWLEIDEPADIYVIGLQEIVPLNAGNIFGAESNRPVPKWENFIRETLNQIRPITTKIKSFSDPPSPSRFKPSDDIPGIEEEVLFESDSDVGEEVHPFDEDSNGFDGVKDKPITEKSTCLNSGVPDSTGSAGLPGEQELERQFSSPKRLDRLNCLRTEDSVDVETSEGENNGKLNRMLSGTERIGLSWPERPLNLLSQHVLERPNSLRPIRSFSGTKSFRTYSSFKSTTNEVPSQIALLAEIDLESLFKRKRRSSFVRIVSKQMVGIFLTIWVRRSLRRHIQNVKVSTVGVGVMGYIGNKGSVSVSMSIYQTLFCFICTHLTAGEKDGDELKRNADVHEIHRRTHFHSYSDSGLPKSILDHERIIWLGDLNYRINLSYEKTRELISKKDWSKLVESDQLLRELKKGRAFDGWLEGTLKFPPTYKYEINSEKYYGDDPKSGRRTPAWCDRILSYGKGMKLLSYRRAELKLSDHRPVTATYMAEVEVFSPKKLQRALTFTDAEIENDESIVDMGIEVGIGCLRLEEDIPEEC; this is translated from the exons atgacaaagaaaaaagaggtaaaaacatTGCAGAGGAGTAGGGCTGAACTGTATTGTTTCGATTGGTGCGTGCAGCTGTTCTGGCCTAGAGTTGTTATGCGTAAATGGCTTAACATCACCACCCAGGACTCTGATTTCAGTGCTGacgaagatgaagatgaaaatgaagaagaagaagaaaaagaagtagaaaATGATGATCAAggccaacaacaacaacaacatgacACTAACAATTCCAATCCTCAAG ATGCTCTTCCAaggttaagaagaagaaaatcagAGACTTTTAGGGCACAGTATATTAACTCAGAGGAACTCAG AATATGTGTTGGGACTTGGAATGTTGGAGGGAAACTTCCACCTGACAACCTAGATATTGATGATTGGCTAGAAATCGATGAGCCAGCTGATATCTATGTGATTGG TCTTCAGGAGATTGTGCCATTAAATGCTGGGAATATCTTTGGTGCTGAAAGCAACCGTCCAGTTCCAAAGTGGGAAAACTTTATTCgtgaaacactaaatcaaattCGACCTAtaacaaccaaaataaaaagcTTCAGTGATCCACCTTCTCCATCAAGGTTCAAGCCATCTGATGATATCCCAGGAATAGAAGAGGAGGTATTGTTTGAAAGTGATAGTGATGTAGGTGAGGAAGTTCATCCATTTGATGAAGATTCCAATGGTTTTGATGGAGTCAAGGATAAACCAATCACCGAGAAAAGCACATGTTTGAATTCTGGAGTTCCAGACAGTACTGGAAGTGCCGGATTGCCAGGTGAACAAGAGTTGGAGAGGCAATTTTCTTCTCCAAAGAGGTTGGATAGGTTAAATTGTTTGCGGACGGAAGATTCAGTAGATGTGGAAACATCAGAAGGTGAAAACAATGGCAAATTAAACAGAATGCTTAGTGGAACTGAAAGGATTGGTTTGAGCTGGCCAGAGCGTCCTCTAAACTTGCTATCTCAGCATGTGTTAGAGAGACCAAATTCCTTAAGACCGATTAGATCCTTTAGTGGAACCAAGTCTTTCAGAACATATAGTTCTTTCAAGTCAACCACAAATGAAGTGCCATCACAGATAGCTTTGCTTGCAGAAATTGACCTTGAGTCTCTTTTTAAGAGGAAACGAAGATCATCATTTGTAAGGATAGTAAGCAAGCAGATGGTTGGGATTTTCCTCACTATATGGGTTCGTAGGAGCTTGCGTAGACATATTCAGAACGTAAAAGTGTCTactgttggtgttggtgttatGGGCTACATTGGTAACAAG GGTTCAGTCTCTGTCAGCATGTCCATATATCAGacccttttttgttttatatgtaCCCACCTGACAGCAGGGGAAAAAGATGGAGATGAGCTAAAAAGAAATGCTGACGTGCATGAAATACATCGAAGGACTCATTTTCATTCGTATTCTGATAGTGGGCTTCCCAAAAGCATCCTTGATCATGA AAGGATAATTTGGTTGGGTGATCTGAACTACAGAATAAACCTGTCGTATGAGAAAACACGAGAACTTATTTCCAAAAAGGATTGGTCCAAGTTGGTTGAGAGTGACCAG CTTCTGCGGGAGCTTAAAAAAGGTCGTGCATTTGATGGATGGTTGGAGGGTACCTTAAAATTTCCACCTACATATAAATATGAAATCAATTCAGAGAAGTACTATGGAGACGATCCAAAGTCTGGGAGGCGTACACCAGCATG GTGTGATCGTATCCTTTCATATGGCAAGGGAATGAAGCTACTGAGTTACAGGAGGGCCGAGCTTAAACTTTCAGACCACCGACCTGTGACTGCCACATACATGGCTGAGGTTGAGGTGTTTTCTCCTAAGAAGCTACAGCGAGCACTCACATTTACAGATGCAGAGATTGAAAATGATGAATCCATTGTGGATATGGGTATAGAAGTCGGAATAGGCTGCTTAAGATTGGAAGAG gaCATACCTGAAGAGTGTTAA